One Vigna unguiculata cultivar IT97K-499-35 chromosome 11, ASM411807v1, whole genome shotgun sequence DNA window includes the following coding sequences:
- the LOC114169157 gene encoding uncharacterized protein LOC114169157: protein MMGVEATAPTVAPFRSDHWKQFDDSVNAVAFGFVATAILISMFLLLAIFERFLRQRSSAATPIDLEHQIDRGGKLENLSPKMSIYGRGVLVLMPGEQIPSFIALPVPAPCRREPMSWPIQHSSCFLPPLASMADIN, encoded by the exons ATGATGGGTGTTGAAGCCACAGCTCCAACGGTGGCACCCTTCAGATCAGACCATTGGAAGCAATTTGATGATTCGGTGAATGCCGTGGCTTTTGGGTTTGTTGCCACTGCCATCCTCATTTCTATGTTTCTTCTTCTGGCTATCTTTGAGAGGTTTCTTAGACAAAGATCAAGTGCTGCAACTCCGATAGATCTTGAACACCAAATCGACCGCGGTGGAAAGTTGGAAAATCTATCACCCAAG ATGAGCATTTATGGAAGAGGTGTACTAGTGTTGATGCCTGGAGAGCAGATTCCTTCGTTCATTGCACTTCCTGTTCCTGCACCATGTCGCCGCGAACCCATGTCATGGCCTATTCAACACAGTTCATGTTTCCTTCCACCTTTAGCATCAATGGCAGACATTAATTAA
- the LOC114170356 gene encoding putative uncharacterized protein DDB_G0290521, translating into MGCCLSTPKTQNQNTQTTHKNQHHQPPPPQPPPPPSPPPPPFEEESVKEVLSETPIPKPPQDPILTPETKTLSPLLQNPLPIFETKLPIEEHSEPVSQHSETCSMSESFSAATTTTTATVTTTTVTEVREEDEATSKVHKWDRSPSRKRPHAPDGNFAGGRDRRLKSPARKSEPSPEKKIKGGSRPIRGRETREPVTAANRRRNTGAAAIRRDSGEGSGRRSRSPARAMTGKVNAGGSRKEVAPPSVAEKKETAPEIAVGKENEKEKKGESEEGGEKNDVVSPEECLENPHVSMECFIFL; encoded by the coding sequence ATGGGTTGCTGTTTATCcacacccaaaacccaaaaccaaaaCACCCAAACCACTCACAAAAACCAACATCATCAACCACCACCTCCACaaccgccgccgccgccatcaccgccaccaccaccctTTGAAGAAGaatctgtgaaagaggttctgTCAGAGACCCCAATTCCCAAACCACCCCAAGATCCAATTTTGACGCCAGAAACAAAAACCCTTTCGCCTCTCCTTCAAAACCCACTTCCCATTTTTGAAACCAAGCTCCCCATCGAAGAACACTCCGAGCCTGTTTCTCAGCACTCGGAAACATGCAGTATGAGCGAGAGCTTCTCCGCcgccacaaccaccaccacggccaccGTTACGACTACAACGGTCACCGAGGTGAGAGAAGAAGACGAAGCAACCAGCAAAGTCCACAAGTGGGATCGGTCTCCGTCCAGGAAGAGACCCCACGCCCCAGATGGCAACTTCGCCGGCGGGAGAGACCGTAGGCTCAAGTCTCCGGCTAGGAAGTCGGAGCCGTCGCCGGAGAAGAAAATCAAAGGCGGTTCCAGGCCAATTCGGGGAAGGGAAACGAGGGAGCCCGTCACGGCGGCAAATCGGAGGCGAAATACCGGCGCCGCTGCCATCCGGCGGGACTCCGGTGAAGGTTCAGGTCGGAGGTCGAGGTCGCCGGCACGTGCTATGACGGGGAAGGTGAATGCAGGCGGTAGCCGGAAAGAGGTTGCGCCACCGAGTGTGGCTGAGAAGAAAGAGACTGCGCCGGAGATTGCGGTGGGGAAAGAGAATGAGAAGGAAAAGAAAGGCGAGAGTGAAGAAGGTGGGGAGAAAAACGACGTCGTGTCGCCGGAAGAGTGCCTCGAGAACCCGCACGTATCGATGGAGTGCTTTATTTTTCTGTAG